The Dermacentor andersoni chromosome 1, qqDerAnde1_hic_scaffold, whole genome shotgun sequence genomic interval caagcattgaaggccaaaaacatcaagaaaagtaaaatggtgcatagcaaacagtgcgtaggttaatgcaagaaacatgtcgatgttgcatcagctatttcaggagaggaattgtgcatgacaacatgcactaaaaggtactgctacagatatgttatgctactagacagtgactggtattaagtatcagcgaagaatcggttgacctttatgtttggatgaggatgaatgatctctaacgagaatgggcaatgaaaaagcttgcatttatagaagaaaaattacacttggcacaaatggaattgacatggccaggaagctgattaagggcaaactgatggaactcttttggccagcgtcgtccgtgcttgatcagaagttgcaggcgcatctgaagacgaagaatttccataaagtcctttttgagttacctggatgactaagccaatttgtccgcgctggtggaatggtggctgaagctcttttcagtcttgacacagtgctctgcagacttgatatctcatgtaaattcttctgcatgcgcttctttgttcgtggtgtaaaagccttgcaaattcaggtccagcccctttctgttggtgtggataggagctcctgtgatgaccaaggtatgcttggcatggactctgttggggcagaacggtgacacatgagatacagcacagattagccaaactcatgtgtgttttcttttatgttcgaaccaattatactgaaccataaacatgagcaaacattcatttctgctgcaaacaaatgacatgtatctcaagactagcaagacaatacagcatatatcaagcatatttatttctgaaccacatgttgtttaccttgtagtagcagccaatgtccacacaatggccttgttgtagcaggcagcagcttctgtttagtgtgtggagtgtgttgctttatactggtgccatcctcattactgcatgtctggaacagaaattttgactgaatcagaaattgaaaaaaagcacaattttgcaatatgaaatgcaagaaggtgtgacatatatattgtaatggtttgcgactacagaacacatgcaaatataccctgtccgttctagggcgcttaagcaccacgttaaataaatattgctgttgtccataaatttatgcctgcctaactatacaatgaatgtgaacagtttaagtattattaatatcacaaatgagaacatttgtgcgttcatttatacactggaagagatcacactgctggttccacaagcaaatacatgaaagtcgTGAAGCTATtaaaactgatgcattatttttctgcacgaacgtgatacaccgcttcactactgcaaaaataaatgccctacggtaaaccaaactgaacagcaagaacatttggaaccaacaagtacgaaatatgagtgaattatcacgattgcaactgtttaatacattaaattctgtactttcacatcattttaccaaaggattattcgattttgtggacgaaaaaagttgccggcggactcgaaaataagttttatatgtatattgttaaggctacccagtcacctatggccacggctacaataagatgaaaaatgaggcgcgcgttccgatatcgctctttctttcccgattgtgtgtgtataacgacagcctcgccagtaacggtttatttaggaaacagcaacggaggatctcgactgccatatgctgcgcaggatctagttcgttaacttgtctccgcctgtaagttaatgagacgaatattatataacgattcaagcagcggtgttaaacgactcaccgttattaccgttgtcagccgcaccagaatcagctcccgtttcgatgcagacgtgttccgaatggctcacgaccgatacccaactttcgggcttacatgtccgcttgcaaacacgtcacttcaccccaggttaaataacgcgtgacatcgaagcgcaataaactagttttagcgaaaaagaagcaaccagtctgagcgcacgaacgaatgaatccgtgccgccatgtacttgaaaataccggtaaaaattttaaatccaggccagaggtcacgtgaaagatcgatgatgctgaacgctatttgcgtttataatgacaaagaaacaataaacttacttacaaagaatacaatatcaaattagcaatgataatttcgccctcttttttatgtaataaacgtgcttcggtaattgtacgagaaagtttgcaaaaaaaattgcgcttattacggcgcctccagcggaaaatgttcaaactaacgtaagcatcccgaagtgatattactatgctggttttgttagcagcagcgcgtggtcgattttttcgccctctgtggccatttgttgaacttgagagtgtgcggggcctgcccACGACCTACTGTACAGTAGGTCGTGATGCTACTCCGACAGGCTCGTCATGTGGAGCAACAGTGCCCGTGCATTTTGCCCGTGACGGCGGATCATCCTCTCTTCTTTCCAAGCGCGGCCACATCTTCCTTGGAGCTGACGTGGTCCTCTTGCTCATGTAGCTGTGATAACTGGGGAGCACTGTCGGCACCGCAGTTGGTAAAAGCACCATCAACTTGGCGGTCGCCTTGTAGTGGCGCTCTGTAAAATGCAGAGCACACACCCATGACCTGTCATTTGGCTGCCATATTGTTCCTTTCCCGCCAGGTCCCTCCCGGGAAATGTTTCGCAGCTATGCTGCCCTGCGTTCTGCGTCGCTAGGGAAACTCGAGGTAGCGGATTTGGGTGTTTTTCGAAGCATTCGTCGTACACAGCGGCACGCAACAGTTGCGCGGCATTGTGCCGCAAGCATAAAAGATCACGCAGGCGTAAACTATCTTGAGTGACACTAAACGGTAACGATGcacgcgaataaaaaaaaaaaaattaaaccaaTGAGCTGCGCGCACTTCTTGATGCTCGCTCCGTCCCGCCAGTGCCTCGCGCGGGCTCTCCCTGACAACTAGTGCCCTCCTCGCGAAACGCGGCGACAACTGTAAACTCCGCTTTCACGCACTCGCCCATAGACGGCGGCGCgacgcggcaggccgcacctgtgcgttttcatcgagcggccttggtaaaaccttcataaaatgtttccattcgcgcatattacatctttactcacctacaatgcatgacaaagcgaagaaaagcaagaacagacgaccaattgtttcaaagcgagcgcgaactttgtcgtctgtcctccaattaactttagcggcccgctgatactttttaataacaagttctcatagttaaagaaaacatgttttcgcgtaataataaagctaaagcagcttttcacgtgctgttttaggaGAAAacgaatcattgtgacagacggaacggtacttgccaagcgctgtcctgtctctccgagaacgatgccaatccgaactcataccggcattcccatgcgtaccacagcgcagcagcgccagatctccctctaggtaatgtagtgagaaactctatgactgcGGGAGAGCAGGCATTCTGCACCAGAAGTCGAACAGTCGCGACCGAATTCGCCCTTGTGAAAGCTACGTGTTTTCGCTCAAACAGGAAGCACTGGCTCAAATCAAGTTGCAGTTTATGAATATTGTGAACGAAGTGACGTGACATCTTCAGCTACCAAAGTGGAGGAACTTTAGCAACATACCAGCGTGCGACGGCATTATGTGGTCGGATGTGTTTCTTCATTCAACGGCGGACAGCCTGTGTTCACCAGAAATGTGTGGCGAGACTGTACGTGGTAGCTTTTCGCATACAAACAACTATGCATGTTACGCACCAGTATATCTTTGAAACGTTATTCATGTGCTTTTTATTCCACGTAAACATCGATGGTGTCCGTTATAATAAAGCTGTTTATTGGGAGCAAGTTTGTGTGATTAGCGTCGTGATTTCTCTCGGCCTGTGCAGCAGTGCCAACCTTCAAAGGTAAATAAGAATATATATAAGTGAATATATATCAAAGGTAAATAAGAATATATATGTAGTGGGATATACCTGGCCAAAGCAAGCGGGCAGCGCAAAAGCAATAGCAGAAGCAGACGGCGCCGGTGTCGGTCGTCTGCTGTGCGGTATTCCTCACAAGCGTCATTGCGCTTTCGATACGCATGTAACTTTCTAAGCAACTAGAAATTATTCAGACGTCACCTataatttttaatttatattgtAAGGGAATAATATTCAAAACATTATCTATTATTAGTAAGTAAACATTTTTCTGGTATCAGTGCAACTACCGTCGCCTGCGAAAATCGGCCCCATTGGCCCCCTATGGGAATGTCACGGGCTTGGCCGCGGCCTTTatttatagcgtcctcgatcaccttgccccggggttgccccgaaaccagaatggtgcgctttgccccgccgtggtgccgcactgcggagggtcaacatcgaggacaaaactgcacccagtgcagggtgcttgcatgcagcgctactttgcccctggcgcgcaaaacgtgcgcgaacacgcgcgcgcgcatattttattgtttatatatgctgagcatctgcggcaagcgctcgaaccttgtcaaactgcgtgctccgacatacctggttgcaagcaaacaccaatggattttataattaatcctgacgacccgttcaataaacctgtccactttcggccgctcttcaccacactgtttttggatgaggtcgagcagcatgtcgtcttcgctgtcagacgaacttgaagaatgcttatcgattgcggcaactagcagcgcttcctttctcattgccgacaaatccactagctaactccgtcaactccgttgcaacgtaccgcagctatcgggccagagcgtccgcggttctgcagtcggcagtacgcgcgcacgtcgcgcgtcccgcagtgcttgctgggattgcactccggcgcacggccgattttctcggtgcgagacggggcaacggaaaaccgctccgacagggtgcgcttccggtgatcgaggatggtcagtgcgcaccggtgcggttgatcgaggatgaaagtgcgcaccaaggcgccccggtgcgcaccggtgcgggtgatcgaggacgctattatgATGTCAAGAGTAGACCGTCACGTACATTTTGCTAAGACGGGTTGTGCAAAAAAGGGATTGTTGTAATCAAATGTGAAAATGTACATGCATATAAAACTGCAAAATAAAATGGCTATAATTGGCTACAATTTTTCTACCTTTAGACGACGACGccttgtccgacctggcaacactggcctGCGTTCGGTATGGTACCCAGCAATGCTTTGCTGCAGCATCCAGCATCCTGTAGCTATGAGCATGCTGTGGAGCTTATCTCATGATCGTGTATGGTAGCGACCGGCTCTTTGCTAAATTGGCTTCGTTATTTTAGCACCGTGGTTAACCTCAGGTGCTGCTTGTTCCAACCAGTGGCTGTAGCAAGTAGCACGTGTCCGCAGTAGGTGTTCAGTGGTAATATCAGTAATAGTTCCAACGATCCGACGGCGACAACGTTGACAGAGGCGAGACTACACTGTGTAGTAATAACGAGACAAGAACATTTATTTGGAACGTCAAGTCGCGGCTACTCGTGACACTGCGCATTTGCAAAGCTACGCGTGTGCGCGGCAAGTGCGGCTGCCTTGATGCATAAGTAACGGGAACTGTTCACGCAGATGTGAGTCTAGCAAACGCGAGAAATGGCAGTAGCACTAGCCATGAATTACCGGTGCTGTGTCCGGGAGCTTATGCGGCTGCCTGGCCGGTGGAGCTCCCTGCCAGAGTTGTGCGCATTGCCTGCAAGAGCTTTGACAGATATGCGGACCTCGGCACTGTACATTCGCGGTAAGGAAGCGCGCAACAGGCGAGCGCTTCTGCTGCCATACATTGAAATAGACAAAATAGTTAACGATCTTCCAGCACTGCAGAAGACTCTGCAGCTGAGGGACATCGGTTTGGACATATCTCCTTTGAGTACAAAACTGCCTTCTTTAAGAATTGTGAAGAATGAATTGAAAAGAGTCCAAGTGGAGATCGTACAGCTGACGCGTGCATTGGCAGACTACTGGAAGGCGAGCACTGAAGACCAGGAGCATAATAGCGAATCGGAACTCAAAGCACGGCTTCAAGCCCACTACATGACCGAGCGAGAAGTAAAGCAGTCTTTGTATGCAAAGGAGGAAGAAGTCATCCCCTTAATACTGCGGCTGCCCAACTTTGTCCAACCACCAAGTGAGGTGATCAAGTTGGAGTGCTCAGAATACGGCATTCGATCCACATTTCCGTTTCACCCGGCATCGCACGTCGACATCGGCAGCACCGACATCATCCTGCGGCACGAGCCTCGGCTGTGCTACCTAAAGGGCGCGCCGGCACTGCTACATCTTCAGCTATGCAGGTTCTTTAGTGAACGTTTGATGTCACTGGACAGCACACTAATTAGTGGACCAGACTGGGTCGTAGATACCGTGTTAGAGGGTTGTGGCACCGATCCAAACAATCTAGACCACACCATGGCCATTGAAAACAAGGAACACAGTGGAGGTCACCACATGCACTTGGTTGGATCATCCGCGCTAGAGTCATTTGCAGCTTACCTGACCCGGCGCCAGCCCAAAGATGTACCAGTGAGTTTCCACACAGTCGGCCGCCGTTACATAGCTAAGTGCGACGCACGCCTGCCTGGCCTCTTCTCACTCACCCAATCTACGAAGGTGGCTGCTTTTGTGGCTTGCCGTCATGAAGAGTTGATGCCCGCATTTGAAAAGCTGCTGGCAGCTGTCAAGCGGTGGTACCAAGAACTGGAACTGCCCTTTCGCCTTGTTCTTGCCGAGCCACCAGAGCTTGGCTTCATTGAAAGCCTACGTGTGTCCATTGAAGTTTGGTCACCTGCACAAAACAGGTATATACCTAGTGGCTTCCTCAGCCTACATGACGACTTTGTGAGCAGGAGGCTCATTATGGTTTCTGGAACCAAGGCATCAGATGCAGAATTTTTGCACACCACTTATGCTTGCATTGCCAATGTGCATGTCTTAGTGGCATGCATTATGGAAAATACACAGACAAAGGAAAAGGCATTCACATTTCCAGCAACTCTCAAGCATACCTATGGAAGCCCATTTACTTCTTGTGGGTGAACCACAGGGGTGCAAAAGTAGCATTCAAGATTCAGAGCCAGAATAAAGTTGCATATATTGTACTATATAACCAGCTTGCCTATAATGTCCATATTAATCTGACCCATTCCACTTCTCTGCATTATTCAGCTATTGTAAAAGTGTGATAAAGTTTTTCTGTCTTGATATAGTTGTGGCAACCAAGGTCATATGTGACCTAGCATATGTCATATGCCTTTTATATTCTGGCAAATGCCTTGTGTCTCTCCAGTCAGGATTAGGATATGTGGGCAACTGTAGGCACATGAAGTTTTTTTATGGTGCTTGATGCTAGCATATGTCATATGCCTTTTATATTCCAGCAAATGCCTTGTGTCTCTCCAGTCAGGATTAGGATATGTGGGCAACTGTGGGCACATTAAGTTTTTTGATGGTGCTTGATGCTCCTGCACACATATAAAGCAAAACAGACTTCTTCGTGAAAACACCATGGTGGCCGTTCAGCACAGTTGCCAATAGAAGTGCCATTCTTGGTGTTACAGGCATAGAAAGAGCAC includes:
- the Slimp gene encoding serine--tRNA synthetase-like protein Slimp translates to MAVALAMNYRCCVRELMRLPGRWSSLPELCALPARALTDMRTSALYIRGKEARNRRALLLPYIEIDKIVNDLPALQKTLQLRDIGLDISPLSTKLPSLRIVKNELKRVQVEIVQLTRALADYWKASTEDQEHNSESELKARLQAHYMTEREVKQSLYAKEEEVIPLILRLPNFVQPPSEVIKLECSEYGIRSTFPFHPASHVDIGSTDIILRHEPRLCYLKGAPALLHLQLCRFFSERLMSLDSTLISGPDWVVDTVLEGCGTDPNNLDHTMAIENKEHSGGHHMHLVGSSALESFAAYLTRRQPKDVPVSFHTVGRRYIAKCDARLPGLFSLTQSTKVAAFVACRHEELMPAFEKLLAAVKRWYQELELPFRLVLAEPPELGFIESLRVSIEVWSPAQNRYIPSGFLSLHDDFVSRRLIMVSGTKASDAEFLHTTYACIANVHVLVACIMENTQTKEKAFTFPATLKHTYGSPFTSCG